In the Babylonia areolata isolate BAREFJ2019XMU chromosome 34, ASM4173473v1, whole genome shotgun sequence genome, one interval contains:
- the LOC143277654 gene encoding uncharacterized protein LOC143277654 has product MTKNHFKTLGLKAGAGEEEVKKAYRSLAKKWHPDKNPNAGAEEKFKEIGAAYEYLQSKDRREMLTRELTKKSEPSPKTFTAASQNTSTSPQQPSTSKPAYNWEYKGTEKNTGSQPSAQAKAKENRSPGSKGGKKPKGRPPPKQAQSGWTPWSSGWQGEGGTTPPPNTTPGFSDAFTGFRIFVDTLGGQPFGAAFFFGDEDPSFGGLFGQADPFLGGLGPGAGPGSDPGAGRARPKPKRGPRNVASEHGYSGGLEEDLLFDVGASKKKGTPKTSRCPVCNKMVSPSGLARHAMHCGKFDAPSDTDDDDDIPAPGRYHFSSDDDDYYGYEDDVGGPFGKQNNGDWRSKHDDVLNKIRRDRKAYAAKLRRESAEEHRCEWCGRTFNLVAFERHLPVCREHVMRYGRPLNPTAGGGPPPDSKFARSRKYAENLFRPQAAGSSQRFSGAAGKESDSEERYSQPSPSPSPSPNPPPPPPSSGPRYTQHPGNMRPNAKPSPPKNTFQKQPAPAASTSKTPSSTNIGGRGKSTSTSMPGAARRSSGSSSSPSPPGMPSGVQGKKFHGTGFKPGANAPSNGRTNGRGGKQ; this is encoded by the exons ATGACCAAGAACCATTTCAAAACTCTGGGGCTGAAAGCTGGGGccggagaggaggaggtgaagaaagcGTACCGATCCCTGGCCAAAAAATGGCACCCGGACAAAAACCCCAACGCAGGCGCCGAGGAGAAGTTCAAGGAGATCGGCGCAGCCTACGAGTACCTGCAGAGCAAAGACCGGCGGGAGATGCTGACGCGGGAGCTCACCAAGAAGAGCGAACCCAGTCCCAAGACGTTCACTGCAGCCAGTCAGAACACGTCCACCAGCCCACAGCAGCCCTCCACCTCCAAACCCGCCTACAACTGGGAGTACAAGGGAACAGAGAAGAACACGGGGTCGCAGCCCTCAGCTCAGGCCAAGGCCAAAGAGAACCGCTCTCCTGGGTCCAAGGGGGGTAAGAAACCCAAAGGGAGGCCACCCCCGAAGCAGGCCCAGTCAGGCTGGACACCCTGGAGCAGCGGCTGGCAGGGCGAAGGGGGGACGactccccctcccaacaccacccccgGTTTCTCTGATGCTTTCACCGGCTTCCGGATTTTTGTGGACACTCTAGGGGGGCAGCCGTTCGGTGCTGCCTTTTTCTTTGGCGATGAGGATCCTAGTTTCGGGGGGCTGTTCGGACAGGCCGATCCCTTTCTGGGTGGCCTTGGGCCAGGGGCAGGTCCAGGTTCGGATCCAGGTGCGGGCCGTGCACGTCCCAAGCCAAAACGGGGGCCCCGGAACGTGGCGTCTGAACATGGGTATAGCGGGGGTCTGGAGGAGGACTTGCTGTTTGATGTGGGCGCCAGCAAAA AGAAAGGGACGCCCAAGACATCCAGATGCCCTGTCTGCAACAAGATGGTCTCACCATCCGGACTT GCTCGACACGCGATGCACTGCGGCAAGTTTGATGCTCCCAGCGACacggatgatgacgacgacattcCAGCGCCCGGACGTTACCACTTCTCCAGCGATGACGACGATTACTACGGCTACGAGGATGACGTCGGCGGGCCGTTTGGGAAGCAGAATAACGGGGACTGGAGAAGCAAGCACGACGATGTCCTCAACAAGATCCGACGAGATCGGAAAGCTTATGCCGCCAAGCTCAGACGTGAATCAGCAG AGGAGCACCGGTGCGAGTGGTGTGGCCGAACCTTCAACCTGGTGGCCTTTGAGCGCCACCTGCCTGTCTGCCGCGAGCACGTCATGCGCTACGGCCGACCTCTGAACCCCACTGCTGGCGGGGGGCCGCCTCCAGACAGCAAGTTTGCACGGTCcaggaag TATGCGGAGAACCTCTTCAGGCCACAGGCTGCCGGCAGCTCTCAGAGGTTTTCCGGCGCCGCCGGGAAGGAGAGCGACAGTGAGGAGAGATACAGTCagccgtccccctccccctccccctccccaaaccctcctccccctccaccctccagcgGGCCTCGCTACACTCAGCATCCTGGCAACATGCGGCCAAATGCCAAGCCAAGTCCGCCTAAAA ACACCTTCCAGAAACAGCCGGCACCAGCAGCCAGCACCAGTAAGACGCCGTCTTCCACCAACATCGGTGGAAGAGGAAAATCGACTTCCACATCAATGCCTGGTGCAGCACGACGGTCATCtggaag TTCCAGCAGCCCCTCTCCACCAGGCATGCCAAGCGGAGTGCAGGGGAAGAAGTTCCATGGGACGGGGTTCAAACCTGGGGCCAACGCTCCATCCAACGGACGAACAAACGGCAGGGGAGGCAAGCAGTGA